The Akkermansia muciniphila genome contains a region encoding:
- the mnmG gene encoding tRNA uridine-5-carboxymethylaminomethyl(34) synthesis enzyme MnmG: MNSSSSQASPLFDVLVVGAGHAGIEAALAASRLGCSVAVLTHNLDTIGQMSCNPAIGGLAKGHIVREIDAMGGAMGLNTDATAIQFRMLNASKGPSVRAPRAQCDKTAYRARMKMVLETAPGVRLFQGDVVRLLVNGEQQVTGAVTSLDYTICARSVVICSGTFMQGLLHVGLQHVTGGRMGCAPSSLSTDLATLGFQVERLKTGTSPRVNGRSINFSVCEVQPGDTPEALFSYRSRDVLKRSSEPFCTLNTWGDEDFRMEQMPCWITYTNQATHDIIRENLKFSPLYSGIIEGIGPRYCPSIEDKIVRFAEKTSHQVFLEPEGRGTEEFYLNGVSTSLPYSAQCDFIHTIPGLENAQLIRPGYAVEYDFCPPTQLHPTLETKLVENLYFAGQINGTSGYEEAAAQGLMAGTNAALKVLDKPSLVLRRDQSYIGVMIDDLVTKGTDEPYRMFTSRAEFRLLLRQDNADLRLAPLAFETGLITRKEFLKTEARQNAIEEGTAKASLVKHEGAPLSTWLKRPGNDWTMLPEELKKMFHVEHLDAIATDIQYEGHIERQKKQAEKITRMESKTIPADIDYEQVHALKKEAVIKLGKIRPGTIGQASRIPGITPADIALLLVHLQKRGR, from the coding sequence ATGAATTCATCTTCTTCCCAAGCCTCCCCCCTGTTTGACGTTCTTGTCGTCGGCGCCGGGCACGCAGGCATTGAGGCGGCGTTGGCGGCCTCCCGCCTGGGATGTTCCGTCGCCGTCCTGACCCACAATCTGGATACGATTGGACAAATGTCCTGCAACCCGGCCATCGGGGGGCTTGCCAAGGGCCACATTGTCCGGGAAATAGATGCCATGGGAGGAGCCATGGGACTGAACACGGACGCCACCGCCATCCAGTTCCGCATGCTGAACGCCTCCAAGGGCCCCAGCGTGCGCGCCCCCCGTGCCCAGTGCGATAAAACAGCCTACCGCGCACGAATGAAAATGGTTCTGGAAACCGCTCCCGGCGTGCGTTTGTTCCAGGGAGATGTGGTCCGGCTACTCGTAAACGGAGAACAACAGGTGACGGGGGCCGTCACCTCCCTTGATTACACCATCTGCGCGCGCAGCGTAGTCATCTGCTCCGGAACCTTCATGCAGGGTCTGCTGCATGTGGGGCTTCAGCACGTGACTGGCGGACGCATGGGCTGCGCCCCTTCCAGCCTCTCCACGGACCTGGCCACTCTGGGCTTTCAGGTAGAGCGGCTTAAAACAGGAACTTCTCCGCGCGTCAATGGCAGGTCCATAAACTTTTCCGTCTGTGAAGTGCAGCCGGGAGACACCCCGGAAGCCCTGTTCAGCTACCGTTCCCGCGACGTGCTGAAACGTTCTTCCGAGCCCTTCTGCACTCTGAACACGTGGGGAGACGAAGATTTCCGGATGGAGCAGATGCCATGCTGGATTACCTACACCAACCAGGCTACGCATGACATCATCCGGGAGAATTTAAAATTCAGCCCTCTTTACAGCGGCATCATAGAAGGCATAGGGCCCCGTTACTGCCCCTCCATTGAAGATAAAATCGTGCGCTTCGCGGAAAAAACGAGCCACCAGGTATTCCTGGAACCGGAAGGGCGCGGCACGGAGGAATTCTATCTCAACGGCGTTTCCACCTCCCTGCCCTACTCCGCCCAATGCGATTTCATCCACACCATTCCCGGCCTGGAAAATGCCCAGCTCATCCGGCCCGGATATGCGGTGGAATATGACTTCTGCCCGCCCACCCAGCTGCATCCCACGCTGGAAACCAAGCTGGTGGAAAACCTGTACTTTGCGGGACAGATCAACGGTACCTCCGGTTATGAAGAAGCCGCCGCGCAAGGTTTAATGGCGGGAACAAACGCAGCGCTGAAGGTGCTGGACAAACCCTCCCTGGTGCTGCGCCGGGACCAATCCTACATTGGCGTCATGATAGACGACCTGGTCACCAAAGGCACGGACGAACCCTACCGCATGTTCACCAGCCGCGCGGAATTCAGGCTTCTGCTGCGCCAGGACAATGCGGACCTGCGCCTGGCCCCCCTCGCTTTTGAAACTGGTCTTATTACTCGTAAGGAATTCCTGAAAACGGAAGCGCGGCAAAACGCCATTGAAGAGGGAACCGCAAAAGCCTCCCTTGTTAAACATGAAGGCGCCCCTCTGTCCACCTGGCTCAAGAGGCCCGGCAATGACTGGACCATGCTGCCTGAAGAACTGAAAAAAATGTTCCACGTGGAACATTTGGATGCCATTGCCACGGATATCCAGTATGAAGGACACATTGAAAGGCAGAAAAAACAGGCGGAGAAAATCACAAGGATGGAAAGCAAAACCATCCCTGCCGACATTGATTACGAACAAGTTCATGCCTTAAAAAAGGAGGCCGTCATCAAGCTGGGAAAGATACGCCCCGGCACCATCGGGCAGGCATCACGCATTCCGGGCATTACTCCGGCAGATATAGCCCTGCTGCTTGTACATCTGCAAAAGCGCGGAAGATAG
- the ribD gene encoding bifunctional diaminohydroxyphosphoribosylaminopyrimidine deaminase/5-amino-6-(5-phosphoribosylamino)uracil reductase RibD — MNTEDQDARWMNMAVELAANGIGLTAPNPCVGAVIVHGNRVIGSGFHEKAGLPHAERNAIADGTARGNAGLFADSTLYVTLEPCSTTGKTPPCTEAILEHHFKRVVYGSEDPNPRHRGAAAEILQRAGIQVTQGILEKECDRLIRGFRLNMLEGRPWVVAKSAMSLDGRISRSPERSQWLTNEESRAFVHTLRAECDAILTGGNTMRMDNPSLTIRTPDRPISPLKEQPWRIVLTHDAASIPADSICLTDEFRDRTLIVENVSNYLELLQNLYSDRKIGTILLEAGGCLVKEFLKAGLVDEWVGFYAPMITGGGAGGVEGGAFLEREAYLNQPVVRTFGNDVCIRGNVRYR, encoded by the coding sequence ATGAACACAGAGGACCAGGACGCCCGCTGGATGAACATGGCCGTTGAACTGGCCGCAAACGGAATCGGGCTGACAGCGCCGAACCCCTGTGTAGGAGCGGTCATTGTTCATGGGAACCGGGTAATCGGTTCCGGGTTTCATGAAAAAGCCGGTCTTCCCCATGCGGAAAGGAATGCCATAGCTGATGGAACAGCCAGAGGAAACGCCGGGCTGTTTGCGGATTCCACCCTGTACGTCACTCTGGAGCCATGCAGCACTACCGGAAAAACGCCGCCCTGTACGGAAGCCATTCTGGAACATCATTTCAAACGGGTGGTTTACGGTTCGGAGGATCCCAATCCCAGGCACCGCGGCGCTGCCGCTGAAATTCTTCAACGTGCGGGAATCCAAGTCACGCAGGGAATTCTGGAAAAGGAGTGCGACCGCCTGATCCGGGGGTTCCGGCTGAACATGCTGGAAGGGCGTCCGTGGGTGGTCGCGAAAAGCGCCATGTCCCTGGATGGCCGCATTTCACGCAGTCCGGAACGTTCCCAATGGCTGACGAACGAAGAATCCAGGGCTTTTGTGCACACCCTCCGTGCGGAGTGCGATGCCATTCTCACGGGAGGAAATACCATGCGCATGGATAATCCTTCCCTGACGATCAGGACTCCGGACCGCCCTATTTCTCCCCTGAAAGAGCAGCCCTGGCGCATTGTCCTGACTCATGACGCAGCGTCCATACCTGCGGATTCCATTTGCCTGACGGATGAATTCCGTGACCGTACCCTGATTGTGGAGAATGTTTCCAACTATTTGGAACTGCTACAAAATCTTTATAGTGACAGGAAAATCGGAACCATCCTGCTGGAAGCCGGAGGATGCCTAGTTAAGGAATTCCTGAAAGCAGGCCTGGTTGACGAATGGGTGGGATTTTACGCTCCCATGATCACGGGAGGAGGCGCCGGTGGAGTGGAGGGCGGCGCATTCCTGGAACGCGAAGCCTATCTCAATCAGCCTGTTGTGAGAACCTTTGGGAATGACGTGTGCATCCGCGGTAACGTGCGCTACCGGTAA
- a CDS encoding LamG domain-containing protein: MALLAAAGIAHAASPVYSWEWTTEGTQITAPGWNGSFTYTTGNDYATFGSGSGGGTPYNSGIAGISGSFTVSFDLKNLSSTGNAWKDVFSLYSNGTVSGESNSMVLEFNEAGELYFYNKGFGGQTGGNINTGVTWTDLQQDTWNNFSIVSDLSSQTLSVYVNGALAGTITGWNPSSPALTGSQFGSSFGEVRPMNGTMDINNIKFYDGVVLPVPEAATASLSLLGLAALMMRRRRR, translated from the coding sequence TTGGCTTTACTGGCTGCGGCAGGCATCGCCCACGCGGCTTCTCCCGTTTATTCCTGGGAGTGGACCACGGAAGGAACGCAAATAACTGCTCCCGGCTGGAACGGTTCATTCACTTATACAACCGGCAACGATTATGCCACTTTCGGCAGCGGCTCCGGCGGAGGCACGCCCTACAATTCCGGCATAGCGGGAATTTCAGGCAGTTTTACCGTCAGCTTCGACCTGAAGAACCTGAGTTCCACCGGCAATGCGTGGAAAGACGTTTTCAGCCTGTATTCCAATGGAACGGTTTCCGGAGAATCCAACAGCATGGTCCTGGAATTCAATGAAGCCGGAGAGCTTTATTTTTATAACAAGGGGTTCGGAGGCCAAACCGGCGGCAACATTAACACGGGCGTGACCTGGACGGACCTTCAGCAGGATACGTGGAACAACTTCAGCATCGTCTCCGATCTTTCCTCCCAGACGCTTTCCGTTTACGTCAACGGCGCTCTGGCGGGCACCATTACGGGCTGGAATCCGTCCTCTCCGGCTCTGACAGGCTCTCAGTTCGGCTCCTCCTTTGGAGAAGTGCGCCCCATGAACGGAACCATGGACATCAACAACATCAAGTTTTATGACGGCGTGGTGCTTCCCGTGCCGGAAGCGGCTACGGCTTCCCTTAGCCTGCTTGGCCTGGCCGCCCTGATGATGCGCCGCCGGAGGCGTTAA
- the dnaN gene encoding DNA polymerase III subunit beta: protein MKFTISKQVFLDGLRQVASVVSSKTTLPILSNVKIEAENGQVRFTATDLDVCITGVVPANVLREGTVTLPAKKLVSIISELPEAEVQVDVNQRNQATVECGRSQFKLNGLPADEFPELPSFEQATVYQVDQNLLRDCIRRTEYAISTDTTRYVLNGISLSFRNGKMTLVATDGRRLALAETALEFPEEQQLDAILPTKAVGELRRLLDEVGTVTIRFTRNQAAFEINDTLLISKLIDGNYPNYRQVIPTDCKESIELPCGELLETVRRVSLLSVDKSTNIKLNFRENELEVASSAEGVGEAHESMTITYAGRPLSISFNPDFFMAPLKTMAGDTIITLNLIDEMSPGVLKIGDEFLYVLMPMRSPN from the coding sequence ATGAAGTTTACCATTTCCAAGCAAGTATTTCTCGACGGTCTGAGACAGGTTGCCAGCGTGGTGTCTTCCAAGACGACGCTGCCCATTCTTTCCAACGTCAAGATTGAAGCTGAAAACGGCCAGGTACGTTTTACGGCTACTGATCTTGATGTATGCATTACCGGCGTAGTTCCCGCGAACGTGCTGCGCGAGGGCACCGTGACTCTTCCCGCCAAAAAGCTGGTGAGCATCATCAGCGAACTTCCTGAAGCCGAAGTTCAGGTGGACGTCAACCAGCGCAACCAGGCGACGGTAGAATGCGGCCGCTCCCAATTCAAGCTGAACGGCCTTCCGGCGGACGAATTCCCCGAATTGCCTTCCTTTGAACAGGCGACCGTTTACCAGGTGGACCAGAATTTGCTGCGCGACTGCATCCGCCGCACGGAATACGCCATTTCCACGGACACCACCCGCTACGTGCTGAACGGCATCTCCCTTTCCTTCCGCAACGGCAAGATGACCCTGGTGGCTACGGACGGCCGCCGTCTGGCCCTGGCGGAAACCGCCCTGGAATTCCCGGAAGAACAGCAGCTGGACGCCATCCTGCCCACCAAGGCTGTCGGTGAACTCCGCCGCCTTCTGGATGAAGTGGGAACCGTCACCATCCGGTTCACCCGCAACCAGGCCGCTTTTGAAATCAATGATACGCTTTTAATCAGCAAGCTGATTGACGGCAATTATCCGAACTACCGCCAGGTCATCCCGACGGATTGCAAGGAAAGCATAGAACTTCCCTGCGGTGAACTGCTGGAAACCGTGCGCCGCGTTTCCCTCCTCTCCGTGGACAAGAGCACGAACATCAAGCTGAACTTCCGTGAAAATGAGCTGGAAGTGGCCTCCAGCGCGGAAGGTGTGGGTGAAGCCCATGAATCCATGACGATCACTTATGCGGGAAGGCCGCTCTCCATTTCCTTCAACCCGGATTTCTTCATGGCCCCCCTGAAGACGATGGCCGGGGATACGATCATTACGCTGAACCTCATTGATGAAATGAGCCCGGGCGTGCTGAAGATTGGCGATGAGTTCCTGTACGTGCTCATGCCGATGAGATCTCCCAACTGA